CCCCCCAGGACCCCAGCCGCAGCCTTCTCCACCGCACTCCCCAGCGCGTCGTACGCGTCGATGATCAGCGCCGTCAGCAGGTCGTCCCGACTGGGGAAGTACCGATACAGCGCCGACGACACCATCCCCAGCTCCCGCGAGACCGCGCGCAGCGACAGCCGCTCAGCCCCGTCGGTGGCGAGCTGGCGGCGCGCGGTGTCCTTGATCTCCTGGGTCAGCTCGGCCCGGGCCCTGTCGCGTGCGGTACGTCCGGCGTTCATGACCCGCAGTCTGCCATGATCACTGCACTAAAGCGAGAGCAGTGCTCTTGACAAGGATCACCCGAAAGTGTTCACTGGTCACAACAGAGAGCACCGCTCTCGCTTTCTCGCCAAGAAAGGCTCACCGCCATGAAGCAGACGTACGACAAGAACCGCGTGATCACCTCCGGCCAGGGCAGCATGCGGGTCTTCAACCGGCTCGTCGCCGCCATGACCAAGGCCGGGATCAGCCTGATGGGCAGCCGGGTCCTGTCGGTCAAGGGCCGCAAGTCCGGCGAGTGGCGCAGTACGCCGGTCAACCTGATGACGCTCGACGGCCAGCCGTACCTGGTCGCCCCGCGCGGTCACGTCCAGTGGGTCAAGAACCTACGCGCCACCCCCGAGGCCCGGCTCCGGATCGGTCGCAGGACCGAGGTGTTCCACGCCGTCGAGCTGGCCGACGCCGACAAGCCCGAGATCCTGCGGGTCTACCTCAAGAAGTGGGCCTGGGAGGTCGGCGCCTTCTTCGAGGGCGACGTCGACAAGAACTCCTCGCTCGAGACGCTGCTGCAGGTCGCGCCCGGCGTACCGGTCTTCAAGATCACCCAGGATGCCAAGATGGGCCGATGATCACTCCCGAGCAGTTGACCGCGGCGCCGAAGGTGCTGCTGCACGATCACCTGGACGGCGGCTTGCGGCCCGCGACGATCGTCGAGCTGGCCCAGGAGATCGGGCACCGGCTGCCGCGGACCGATGCCGGTGAGCTCGGCGAGTGGTTCGTCGAGTCGGCCGACTCCGGCTCGCTGGAGCGGTACCTGGAGACCTTCGACCACACCGTCGCGGTGATGCAGAACGCCGCCGCGATCAGCCGGGTCGCGAGCGAGTGTGTGCAGGACCTGGCCGCGGACGGCGTCGTGTACGCCGAGATCCGCTACGCGCCCGAGCAGCACCTGACCGCCGGGCTCAGCCTGGAGCAGGTCGTCAACGCGGTCCGCGAAGGCTTCGAGCACGGCATGGCGAACGCCGAGCGCCCGATCGTCGCCCGCCAGCTGCTGACCGCGATGCGGCACCAGGCGCGCTCGATGGAGATCGCCGAGCTGTCCGTCGCCTACCGCGACGCGGGAGTCGTCGGCTTCGACATCGCCGGCGCCGAGGCGGGCTACCCGCCCACCCGGCACCTGGACGCGTTCGAGTACCTGCAGCGCGAGAACGCGCACTTCACCATCCACGCCGGCGAAGCCTTCGGCCTGCCGTCGATCTGGCAGGCGATCCAGTGGTGCGGCGCCGACCGGCTCGGCCACGGCGTCCGGATCATCGACGACATCACCGAGAATGCCGACGGCAGCGTCGAGCTCGGCCGGCTGGCGGCGTACGTGCGCGACCGCCGGATCCCGCTCGAGATGTGCCCGAGCAGCAACCTGCAGACCGGCGCGGCCGAGTCCATCGCCGACCACCCGATCGGTCTGCTCACCAAGCTCCGCTTCCGGGTCACGGTCAACACCGACAACCGCCTGATGAGCGGTACGTCGATGACCCGCGAGCTCGCGCTGCTCGCCGACGCCTTCGGCTACGGCCTGGCCGACTTCCGCTGGTTCGCGATCAACGCGATGAAGTCCGCGTTCGTCCCGTTCGACGAGCGCCTCGCGATCATCGACGGCGTCATCAAACCCTGGTACGCCGCCGAGCTCGGCTGACCGATGCAACCTCTGAGGAGTCTTCGGACTCTTTGGAGTCATGCAGGGGGAGACGTTCTCTGAGCCGGGGGTGTGGATCGGCGCGGCCACGCGCCGGGTGGACGACTCCGCCGCCGAGTTCAGCGCGTACGTCGCCGAGCGGTACGACGGCCTGCTGCGGATGTCGTACCTGCTGACCCAGGACCGCGGTCTCGCCGAGGACCTGCTGCAGACGACGCTGGCCCGCTGCTGGTTGTCGTGGTCGAAGATCAAGGCCGAGAACCCGCACTACTACGTCCGTCGATCGTTGGTGAACACCCACCGTGCCTGGTGGCGGGTGAAGCGGAGTCGATGGGAGATCCCCACCGATTCCGTCCCGTATGCCGTCGCTGACGGCGGGTACGACGTCCTGCACGAGAACGCCGTCCTCCTCGAAGCACTCGGCCGGCTGCCGCGGCGGATGTGTGCCGTGATCGTGCTGCGCTACCTGGAGGACCTGTCGGAGCTCGAGACCGCGCGGATCCTCGGCTGCAGCACCGGCACCGTGAAGAGCCAGTCGAGTCGCGCGCTGGCCAAGCTGCGCGACGATCCCGCCCTGAGCAAGGAGGCCTGGCGATGAACCCCGAGGACCTGCGCCGGCGCTTGCACCAGGCCGTCGTACCGGTTGCTGCGCAGGAGGATCCGGCCCCGGCCATCCAGCAACGGGCCAACAGCATCGCCCGCCGCCGGGTCACCGCGACCACCTGTGCGCTCGTCCTCGCGGTCGCCTCGGCGGCGCTGGTCAGCACCCACCGCTCCGGGAGCGAGCCGACCCCTGGCACGCCGGTCGCCACCAGCGTGTCGGGCTTCGGCGGCGGAGCCCAGGCGGGGCTGCTGCCGAAGACCGGCGGCAAGTACCTGATCGAGCAGACCACGATGAAGATCGACCTGCCCACCACACCAGTCCTGTACCAGTGGAGGCAGCAGCCGATCGGCCAGGCCCAGCCCCGGGATGCCATCTGGCTGCTGGCCCGCTGCGCGGAGACCTCCGCCCAGGTGGTCGTGGCACTGCACAGCGAGGCGAACACCTCCTTCACGCAGTACGCGGTGCCGTGCTCGACCAAGACCCAGGTCCCGGTGCCGTCCACTTGGTCGTCCGGAGCACGGGCCGACCTGTCGGTCGGCGTCGGCAGCGCCGGCGAGGTCGTGGTCGAGGCCGGCCTCTACCGCGCCGACTACTGCCGGGCGGGCGAGTGCTGGATTACTTGACATCGGGTACCCGTCAGCGAATACTCGATCTCAAGTAATCGAGATCGAGGACGGGTGATGGTCCGGCGCAAGGTGAGCAATCCGCTGGCGTTCGCCGTGCTCGGCAGTCTCGGCGAGCGGCCGATGCACCCGTACGAGATCTCGACGATGCTCAAGGCCCGGGGCAAGGACGGGAGCATCAAGCTCAATTACGGTTCGCTGTACTCCGTCGTCACCGCACTGGAGAAGGCCGGCTTCGTCGAGGCGGTCGAGACCGTCCGCGAGGGCAACCGCCCGGAGCGGACGATCTACGCGATCACCGCCGCCGGGCGGGAGGAGTTCGACGGCTGGCTGGCCGAGTTGCTCGGGACGCCGGAGAAGGACTTCAGCCAGCTCGAGGCCGGCCTGGCCTACCTTCCGGCGTTCGCGCCGGACCGGGTCGCGGACCTGCTCGAGCAGCGGGCCGGCGTACTGGAGCAGGAGGCCGCCGGGCTGGAGCGCATGCACGACCTGATGCGCTCGAAGAAGTTCCCGGAGATCTTCTGGATCGAGTCGGAGTTCCGGGTCGAACTGCTGCGCACCGAGATCACGTTCGCGCGCCGGCTCGCGGAGCGGATCCGGACCGACGACCTGGAGGGCACCGAGTTCTGGCGCCGGACCCACGACCTGGTCGCCGAGCTCGGCGTCCACCCGGCCGACCTGCTGAAGGATCCGGTCAAGTACTTCGGTGTCGACTTCCCCTGGTTGCGGGAGGTCCCACCGGAAGCACAGTGAGAAACGGCCCCCGGCCCGAGGTGCGGCAACACCTGGGTCGAGGGCCGTCAGTTCCTCGAGCCGGTCCCGAAGGACCTGATGACCCAAGGCGCATCATCAGGATAGACGGCCCGGCTCTTTCACCCACGAAGGAGTCATTCCTATGGTCAGTCATGCCCTGACGGCCGTCGACCTGGTCAAGACCTATCCCGGAGCCCGCCGCGGCCCCGGGGTCCGGGCCCTCGACGGTCTCACGTTCAGCGTGCCGGAAGGAGTCGTGCTCGGTCTGCTCGGACCGAACGGCGCCGGCAAGTCCACTACCGTCAAGATCCTCACCACGTTGTCCCGCGCGGACTCCGGGACGGCGCTCGTCGCCGGGTACGACGTCAACCGCGAGCAGGACCAGGTCCGGCACGTGATCGGCTACGTGCCGCAGAAGGCGAGCTCGGACCCGATGGCCACCGGCCTGGAGAACCTCGTGCTGAGCGGCCGCATCCACGGGCTGTCCCGGTCCACGGCCACCAGTCGCGCACGGGATCTGCTGGAGCGCTTCAGTCTTACCGAGCAGGCCGCGAGGCAGGTCAAGACGTACTCCGGCGGTCAGCAGCGCCGGCTCGACGTCGCGCTCGGCTTGGTGCACCGCCCGAAGGTCTTGTTCCTCGACGAGCCGACCACCGGCCTCGATCCCGAGGCACGGGCCGATCTGTGGGCCGAGGTCCGGCTGCTGGCCGGCGGCGAGGGTCTCACCGTGCTGCTCACGACGCACTACCTGGAGGAGGCCGACCGGCTGGCGGACCAGCTGGCGATCGTCGACCACGGCAAGATCGTTGCCGAGGGCACCCCTGAGGGCCTGAAGGCGGAGCTGCGCGGTGACACCGTGCAGGTCGAGCTGGTCGAGGCCGATGCCGACGGCTCGGTCCGGGGGTTGCTGGCCGGTCTGCCGGGGATCCGGGAGATCGTTGTTGAGGGCAACGTTCTGCGGGCGCGCGTCGACCGCGGCGCGACCGCCGTACCGGCGGTGCTGGGAGCCCTCGAGGAGAAGGCGATTCCGGTCGGTGCGGTGACGGTGTCGCGGCCGTCCCTGGACGACGTGTACCTGAGCTACACCGGCCGGTCGTTCCAGGCGGCGGAAGAGCAGGTGGCGTGATGAGCACCCCAGTCCTGGCGCACACCGGGTTGATCACGTCCCGCTGGCTGCGGGCGCAGTTCCGCTCGCCGGCCCTGATCGCGTTCACGCTCGTGCAGCCGGCGATCTGGCTGCTGCTGTTCGGGCAGCTGTTCAAGGGGATCGTCGACCTGCCTGGCTTCGGCAGTACGTCGTACATCGCGTTCCTCACGCCGGGCATCGTGATGATGACCGCGCTGATGTCGAGCGGCTGGAACGGCACCACGTTCATCACCGACATGGAGCGCGGCGTGATGGACCGGATGCTCGCGTCGCCGGTCCGCCGCGGCGCACTGATGGCCGGGCAGCTGATCAGCAACGCCACCAGTACGGCGATCCAGGCGCTGCTCGTCTTCGGCATCGGCCTCGCGGCCGGCGCCCGGTACGACGGCGGCGTAGTCGGGTTCCTCGTCACGGTCGCGGCGTCGGTGCTGATCGGGACGGCGTTCGGCTCGCTGTCGAACGCGGTCGCCCTGCTCACCCGTCAGCAGGAGGCGCTGATCGGCATCTCCCAGTTCGTCTCACTGCCGCTGACGTTCATGTCGTCGATCATGATCGACCCGAAACTCGCCCCGCACTGGGTCGAGGTCGCGGCGCGCTTCAACCCCGTCGACTGGGCCACCATCGCCGCCCGGGAGTCCCTGTCCGCCAACCCCGACTGGGGTTCCGCGGGCCGGCACGGCCTGTACCTGCTGGCCTTCACACTGGTGGTCGCCTACCTGTCGACCCGGGCGTTCCGTACGTACCAGCGCTCGGTCTGAACGAGCACAGGGGATTCGCCCCCGCGGCGAATCCCCTGTGACGCGGGTCAGACCGGGCTGTAGCAGTTCGTGCTGTCGATGCCCTTCGCCGGATCGTGCAGCCGCCAGTTCATCGCCGACCGGGTCTGCGGACCGTAGATCCCGTCCGCGGGGAGGCCGGTCCGGCGCTGCACCGCCGTGACGGCGTCGCGGGTCGTCGCGCCGTAGTACCCGTTCACGATGATCTTGGCGCCGTAGCAGTAGTTCAGCGTCTGCTGCAGCCCCTTGATCGCCCCCGCCGGATCACCGAAGGGCTCCGCCGGGTTCCGGTGCGGGAAGTCGCCGTACACCAGGTTGCAGGTCACGCTCGTGCTCTCCCAGAGCCCTGGTGTCGTGACCTCCCACCCGCCACCGACCGCCACGGTGCGGCTGCCGTCGCACTGGGACAAGGCCTCGGCCGCGCCGGCAGGGGCGGTGGCCAGAAGCCCCAGCGGGGCGGTGAGTGCGGCGATCGCGAGACCAGCTCGGACGAACATCTTGACTCCTCAGGTCGGGAACACCGTCCTGGTTGCCCGCTCAGGGAAAGCCATGCGTCAGATCAAGAGACCGCGACACGTTCGAAGCGCGGCTGTGATCAGGGGCGGAGCCGGGCGACGGCCCGGAAGCCGAGGCGTTGGAGGGGGACGACCAGCTGGGTCAGCGTGCGGTACGCCGGTTGCTCGACGTACCGGGTGAGGAGCCAGGCGAGGACGACGACGCCGGCGACGGCTCCGACGACCTGCTCGGTGCGGCCGAGGCCGAGGCGCATCAAGTGGTAGGCGAACAGGTAGCCGAGCTCCTGGTTGAGCAGGTAGAGGCCGAACGAGATCTTGGCCAGGAACTGGATCGGTCGCCGGACCGGCGTGAACACCAGCCAGTCCGGACCGCGCGCGGCGAACGCGACCAGGACCAGCAGGGCGCCGATCCCGAGCGCCGACGGCAGGTCCGACGTGTGCACGTACTGCGCGAACACCGTGGCGACCAGCAGTGCGCCGAGGTGCACCGCGGTGATCCGGCGCTGCGACCACAACCAGATCGCGATCCCGATCGCGAACAGCTGCAACCGGTGGAAGCCGAACCCGTTCCACAGTTGCTGCACCACCAGGGGACTGCGCAGGATCCGGTCGTGCCACTGCAGGATCACCGGCGCGATCGTCATCACCCACAGCAGCACGGTGATCCTCGACGGTGAGCCCACCCCGCGCGGCCAGAGCAGCGCGGCCGCGACGAACGCCATCAGCTGCAGCGGCAGCGTCCAGTACGAGCCGTCGATCAGCCGCACGGTCGGGTCCAGTGACGCGATCAGCGTCAGGTTGCCCCACAGGTCCCGCGGGGTCGGGAGGATCCAGTTGTCCGGGCCGAAGAGCACCAGCAGGCTGTACGTCGCCAGCACGGCCACCAGGTAGGGCGGGAGGACCCGGCAGATCCGCTTCCACAGCCAGGGCAGCGTCGGGCCTTTGCGGACCGTCACGCAGACGAAGTACGCGCTGATCACCAGCAGCACACTCGCGCCGACCTGGAACGGGGTCCGGCCGAGCGGTGCGCCCAGCTCGGGGTGCAGCACCGGCCCCTCGAAGGCCGCGTGGTTGACGACGACAGCGAAAACGGCGACTACTCGGACAACATCCCAGCTCAGGCGGCGTGAACCGGCCTGGGGTGAGGGCGGTTCCAATTTCGACAACTCACAGACATCTCGACCGACTCCCCCTGTGACACATCTGTGATCCTAGGCAGACGGCGACGGCCGATCGCAAATTGTGTGCGACTTGTCACGCTGGGCGTTGCGTCAGGCGGTCTGGAACGTGCGCCGGTAGTTCTGCGGCGGGACGCCGACGACGCGACGGAAGTGGTGGCGCAGCAGTGCCGCCGTGCCGAAGCCGGCCTCGGCGGCGATCTGCTCGATGCCCAGCGAGGTCTGCTCGAGCAGGGTCCGGGCGTGCAGTACGCGCTGCGTGGTGACCCACTTGAGCGGCGTCGTCCCGGTTTCGGCGACGAAGCGGCGGGCGAACGTCCGCTCCGACATCTGCGCGCGGCGGGCCAGGTCGGGCACGGTGTGCTCGATGGTCAGGTTGGCGACCATCCAGTCCAGGACCGGCTGCAGGCTCTCGCTCGACGACTCCGGGACGGGGACCTCGACGTACTGGCGCTGGCCGCCGTCGCGCTGCGGCGGGACGACCATCCGGCGGGCGATCCGGGTCGCGACGGCGCTGCCGAGCTCGCGGCGGACCAGGTGCAGGCAGGCGTCGATGCCGGCCGCCGTACCGGCGCTGGTGATGATGTTGCCGTCGTCGACGAACAGGACGTCCGGGTCGAGCCGGGCGCGCGGGTAGCGCTCGCGGAAGAGGTCGGCGTACCGCCAGTGGGTCGCGCAGTTGCGCCCGTCGAGCAGCCCGGCGGCGCCGAGCACGAACGCGCCCGAGCAGACCGTCAGCAGGATCGCGCCACGGGCCTCGGCTTTGCGCAGGGCGGACAGGATGCGCTCGTCGTACGCCTCGCGCCAGGTGGTCGCGGGCAGCGCGACCAGGTCGGCGTCCTCCAGCTCGTCCAGCCCGTACGGCGCGATGACGGCCGAGTGGCTGCTGGTCCGCAGCGGTTCACCCGGGCGGGTCGAGCAGACCTTGAAGTCGAACGCGGGCACCCCGTCGTCGGTCCGGTCGATCCCGAAGACCTCCGAGAGCACCCCGAACTCGAAGAGTGCGACGTCCTCCATCAGCACCACGGCGATCTTGCGCAACATGTCAGCCAGTATGGCAGAAATTTGCCGAAGGTGGTCAGTAGTGCCAATTGTGGCTGGATGTGAACGGTAGGAGGATTACTGCCATGACCGGAATCGTAGTTCTCTCAGTCCTCGCGCTGGCCATCGTCGCCGCCCTCGAGCTCAGCAACCGCCGCCACTCCACCGGCCTCCCGGCCGGCCCGAGCGACGACCGCGACGTGGCCAGGACCAAGCTCGACCTGCTCGCCCTCGGCGGCAGCGCCAAGCCCTTCACCCACAAGCCCGCCACCACCCCGAGCGCGGTGGTTCACCTCCGCCGCGCGCGCCTCCACACCCCGCACGGTCGCCACGCCGCGTGATCCCCCTTCCAGCGTCCGAAGAAACTGAATGCGTCCGAAGAACCCGAGGCTATAGCGCTCGGTTCTTCGGACGCATTGAGCTTCTTCGGACGCTGCGGGCTCAGGGGGGAGGGCGTGGGGTGGGAAATCCCCGAGCGGGATCGGTGCCGCTGTGTCACCCTCACTCGCATGGACGACTACCGGGTGGTCAATCGGGAGAGCTGGGACGAGCGGGTGGCCGCGCATGCGGCGTCGCCGGACTACAAGCTGGCGGAGTTCGCGCGGGATCCGGAGTTCATCTCCGACGTGGTGCGGTTCGATCTGCCGCGGCTGGGTGACGTCAGTGGTCTGCGCGGCGTGCACTTGCAGTGCCACATCGGCACCGACACGATTTCCCTGGCCAGGCGGGGCGCGCGGATGAGCGGGCTGGACTTCTCCGGGCCGGCTGTCGAGCAGGCGCAGGGCTTCGCGGACCAGCTCGGGCTGGAGATCGACTTCCACCAGGCCGACGTGTACGACGCGGTCGAGGTGCTCGGCGCCGCGGCGTACGACCTGGTCTTCACCGGGATCGGCGCGATCGGCTGGCTGCCGAGCATCGACCGCTGGGCGGCGACGGTGAGCGGACTGCTGAAACCAGGCGGACGCCTGTTCATCCGCGAGGGGCACCCGATGCTCTGGACGCTCGACGACGCGACCGACAAGCTCGAGGTCGGCTTCCCGTACTTCGAGACGCGGGAGCCGCAGGTCTGGGACGAGGGCGGCACCTACGTCGAGACCGACGTGGAGTTCCAGCACACCGTGACCCACGAGTGGAACCACGGCCTGGGCGAGATCATCACCGCGTTGATCAAGCACGGCCTGCAGCTGACCGCCTTCGAGGAACACGACAGCGCTCCCTGGATCGCGCTGCCGGGCAAGATGACCAAGGACCCCGGCTTCGCCGAGTGGCGGCTGACCGACCGCCCCGAGCGGCTGCCCTGCACCTACACCCTGCAGGCCGTCAAACTCTGACTCCACCCCGGCGTACGGCGGACAACCGCACGCCTCGGACCCGGCGAGGGTCGTCCCTGCTCGCCGGGCCGGGCGGAGTCGGTAGGGCTCAGCGCGCGTTACGCCGCTGCTGGACCTTCTGGAACATCTCCTTGGCCTTGCGCTGGTTCTCCGGCTTGCTCAGCTCGCGCTGCGCGACCTGGGCCAGCTTGGCGACCACAGCGCCCTTGAGCAGTGACTTCACGAAACCCATCGGGGGCCTCCTTCTCTCTTGCCTCGAAGGTAGCGGTTCACGCCAAGAAACCGGCTAGGGAATCCGCCTGAGCGACCCCCGGGTTTCCGCGCGGGCACCCCCTGAAACCCCTACTGGCGAGTCTGGGATCTGTCGGTGGCGTACGGCACACTGTGGGGGTGCCCGAGTTGCCGGAAGTCGAATCGCTGGCGGGGTTCCTGCGGGAGCGCGCCGTCGGACGGGCGATCGTGCGTGCCGACATCACCGCGATCAGCGCGCTGAAGACCTACGACCCGCCGATCTCCGCCCTGACCGGGCTGCTGATCGACGACGTCAGCCGGCACGGCAAGTTCCTCGACCTCGAGGCCTCCGGCGTGCACCTGGTGATCCACCTGGCCCGCGCCGGCTGGCTGCGCTGGCGCGAGCAGCAGTCGACCGGTCTGGTCCGTCCGGGCAAGGGCCCGATCGCGCTCCGGCTGATCCTGGACGACGAGTCCGGCTTCGACCTGACCGAGGCCGGCACGCAGAAGAAGCTCGCGGTGTACGTCGTCCGCACCATCAACGAGGTCCCCGGGATCGCCAAGCTCGGCCCCGACCCGTTCCTGCTCTCGCCCGAGGGCTTCGCCGAGATCCTGCACGAGGCCGGCCGGGTCCAGCTCAAGGGCGTACTGCGCAACCAGTCGGTGATCGCCGGGATCGGCAACGCCTACTCCGACGAGATCCTGCACGTCGCGAAGATGAGCCCGTTCAAGCCGGCCTCCAACCTGAGCGATGACGAGCTGCAGGAGCTCTACACCGCGATGCAGGAGACCCTGCGCGACGCGGTCGAGCGGTCGAAGGGCCTGGCCGCCCAGGACCTGAAGTCGGAGAAGCGCAGCGGCATGCGCGTACACGGCCGCAAGGGCGAGAAGTGCCCGGTCTGCGGCGACACCGTCCGCGAGGTCAGCTTCGCCGACTCCTCCCTGCAGTACTGCGCGACCTGTCAGACAGGCGGCAAGCCGTTGGCCGACCGCCGCCTGTCCAAGCTGCTCAAGTAGTCATCTGGTCGAACATGGTCTTCACGTCGGCCGAGTTCGGCGTCGCCAGCAGGTACGGCGTACCGCTGGTCGTCCGCCGCGACGTCACCGCGAACACGTAGCCGAGGTTCGCGTCGATCCGGTCCTTCATCCACGGACCGCCGCTCGCGCCGCCGTTCATCGTGCAGCCCAGCGCCGCGTCGGTGCTGCCCCACGCGAACGTCGTACCGTCGCAGTAGTACGGGACCTCACCGTTGTACGGCGGCTCGGCCGGCCAGCCCCAGATCCGCGTCCCGGCCTGGTCGCGGCCGTTGCCCCAGACCAGTCCGTTGCCGCCGACCGCGTCGATCAGGTTCTGCCCGTTGCGCTGCTGCAGCGTGACGAACGCCTGGTCGTGGCTGAAGTCGCTGCTGTCGATCCAGGAGTTGAACGCGCGCGCCTGGCTCCAGTTCCACAGCCCGGCGCCGGACTGGCCGTTGTAGTACGACGGCGCGAACACGATGTTGCTGTGCCAGCCCTGACCCGCGCCGCCGTGCACGCAGTGGCCGGCGGTGATGATCAGGTTCTTGTAGCTGTTGTTGATCGTCGACGCGGAGCAGACGTAGTTCAGGCCGTTGTAGCTGAAGAACACCTTGCCCGCCGAGCTCGGCACCGGGTCGTTGGCGACCTTGTGCCTCGGCGCGACCGGATGCGACGCGACGCCGCCGGCCTGGCTCGATTTCCCTTGGGGAGAAGGGGTTCCGGTGGTGCCGGGCAGGTCGGCGGGGATCGCGTTCTTCAGCTTCTCCGCGGTCCAGTAGCCGGTCGCGTCCAGCCCGCCGGCCTTCTGCGGTACGGCGGGAGCCTGGACGGCGGTGGTGGCGGCGGGTGGTGTCGCCGTCGAGGGAGTGGCGGTCGCGACCGCCGTACTGGTGAGCAGGACGCCGGCGGCAAGCAGGCGCAGGACGGGTCGGGTCATGGGCGGTGACTCCTCGTTCGGGGCGGTAACTGTCAGGAGATGACCGATCACCCACAGTAGAAAGGAAGAGTTTCCCCGGCGCAACGTTCTGACCGATTTTGACCAGAAGGGTTCACCAAGGCAACGAAGCGGGCCGGCGCCCGGCGTCCAGTTGAACGACCAGCGGCGCGGCGCCCGCGCCCTGCCGTAGCCGAAGCTTCCGGCCGATGGTCGCTCCCGGAGCGAGCCCTTCGAAGTCCCACGCGTCCTCGGCGCCGTGCCATCCCGCGGGCCTCGGCACGCGCACCGATCCGCGGGTCGCCGTCCGGCCGAAGTTCGTCACCTGCACCTCGAGCTCACCGTGCTTCGGGTGCACCGAGGCCAGCACGGTCCCGACCGGTGCGACCAGCGCGCGCGTCGCCACCAGTCCCGCCACGGACAGCCGCACGACCCGGCCGGCTCGCACCGGGAACGGCCCGATGACCTGGCCGACGACATCAGCCACCGGTACGCCGTACGCGCGTCCGCCGACCTGTACCCGGAACTCGCCGCCGGGCGCGAGGGCCTCGATCAGCCGCATCCCGGCCTCGGCCGGGCCGATCAGGCGGACGCCGACGTCCGCCGTACGGCGTGCGACCAGGTGGAACGTCGCCCTCGACAGCGCCGTCGGCGTGAGGTCCCAGACGCCGTCGGCGTTGGCGGTCGTCGTGTCCGGCGGGACGATCCTGAGCTTGCCCTGCAGCGCGACCTTGACCACCGTCAGCGCCGGGAACTGGTCGGAGCCGGGCAGCCGGACGACCAGGTCGTCGCCGTCGCGACGCCAGGTGAGGGCCTTGCCGGTCCGCTCCTCGACGACATGCCGCGGTGTGGTCGCGAGTCCCGGCAACCGGACCTCGTGGTCGGCCGGGCGGCGGGTGATCCTGAGCAGCAGCACTCCGCAGTTCCGCAGGATCGCCTCACCCCACGGCTGCGGCCCGAACTCGCCGGGGATCCCCTCGACCAACGCCAAGTCGCGCCTCCACTCGCTGGTACGTCCGACCATCCGTCGTCGCCCGGGGGCCTGTCAACGCGCGATCCACCGGCTGAGCATCCGCATTCCACCGCTCCGGGTGTGATGGTTCACCTCCGGGCTGCAATGATCGGGGTATGACGCAGAACCCGATGATTCCCGCCGTCGTCGTCGCCGACGTGGACGACGCTTTGCTGGCCGAGGCCTTCGTGCTCGACGTGCGGGAGCCGGACGAGTGGAACAGCGGTCACATCGAGGGTGCGACCCACATCCCGCTCGGCCAGCTGCAGCAGCGGGTCGGCGAGGTGCCGCTCGGCCAGAAGGTGATCTGCGTGTGCGCGGTCGGCGGCCGCTCCGGCGTCGCCACCCAGTACCTGATGTCCGAGGGCCGCGAAGCGATCAACCTCGACGGCGGCATGCACGCCTGGCAGTCCTTCGGCCGCCCGGTCG
The Kribbella italica DNA segment above includes these coding regions:
- a CDS encoding peptidoglycan-binding domain-containing protein, whose protein sequence is MFVRAGLAIAALTAPLGLLATAPAGAAEALSQCDGSRTVAVGGGWEVTTPGLWESTSVTCNLVYGDFPHRNPAEPFGDPAGAIKGLQQTLNYCYGAKIIVNGYYGATTRDAVTAVQRRTGLPADGIYGPQTRSAMNWRLHDPAKGIDSTNCYSPV
- a CDS encoding nitroreductase family deazaflavin-dependent oxidoreductase gives rise to the protein MKQTYDKNRVITSGQGSMRVFNRLVAAMTKAGISLMGSRVLSVKGRKSGEWRSTPVNLMTLDGQPYLVAPRGHVQWVKNLRATPEARLRIGRRTEVFHAVELADADKPEILRVYLKKWAWEVGAFFEGDVDKNSSLETLLQVAPGVPVFKITQDAKMGR
- a CDS encoding ABC transporter permease, with the translated sequence MSTPVLAHTGLITSRWLRAQFRSPALIAFTLVQPAIWLLLFGQLFKGIVDLPGFGSTSYIAFLTPGIVMMTALMSSGWNGTTFITDMERGVMDRMLASPVRRGALMAGQLISNATSTAIQALLVFGIGLAAGARYDGGVVGFLVTVAASVLIGTAFGSLSNAVALLTRQQEALIGISQFVSLPLTFMSSIMIDPKLAPHWVEVAARFNPVDWATIAARESLSANPDWGSAGRHGLYLLAFTLVVAYLSTRAFRTYQRSV
- a CDS encoding SigE family RNA polymerase sigma factor gives rise to the protein MQGETFSEPGVWIGAATRRVDDSAAEFSAYVAERYDGLLRMSYLLTQDRGLAEDLLQTTLARCWLSWSKIKAENPHYYVRRSLVNTHRAWWRVKRSRWEIPTDSVPYAVADGGYDVLHENAVLLEALGRLPRRMCAVIVLRYLEDLSELETARILGCSTGTVKSQSSRALAKLRDDPALSKEAWR
- a CDS encoding ATP-binding cassette domain-containing protein, producing the protein MVSHALTAVDLVKTYPGARRGPGVRALDGLTFSVPEGVVLGLLGPNGAGKSTTVKILTTLSRADSGTALVAGYDVNREQDQVRHVIGYVPQKASSDPMATGLENLVLSGRIHGLSRSTATSRARDLLERFSLTEQAARQVKTYSGGQQRRLDVALGLVHRPKVLFLDEPTTGLDPEARADLWAEVRLLAGGEGLTVLLTTHYLEEADRLADQLAIVDHGKIVAEGTPEGLKAELRGDTVQVELVEADADGSVRGLLAGLPGIREIVVEGNVLRARVDRGATAVPAVLGALEEKAIPVGAVTVSRPSLDDVYLSYTGRSFQAAEEQVA
- a CDS encoding adenosine deaminase → MITPEQLTAAPKVLLHDHLDGGLRPATIVELAQEIGHRLPRTDAGELGEWFVESADSGSLERYLETFDHTVAVMQNAAAISRVASECVQDLAADGVVYAEIRYAPEQHLTAGLSLEQVVNAVREGFEHGMANAERPIVARQLLTAMRHQARSMEIAELSVAYRDAGVVGFDIAGAEAGYPPTRHLDAFEYLQRENAHFTIHAGEAFGLPSIWQAIQWCGADRLGHGVRIIDDITENADGSVELGRLAAYVRDRRIPLEMCPSSNLQTGAAESIADHPIGLLTKLRFRVTVNTDNRLMSGTSMTRELALLADAFGYGLADFRWFAINAMKSAFVPFDERLAIIDGVIKPWYAAELG
- a CDS encoding PadR family transcriptional regulator, with amino-acid sequence MVRRKVSNPLAFAVLGSLGERPMHPYEISTMLKARGKDGSIKLNYGSLYSVVTALEKAGFVEAVETVREGNRPERTIYAITAAGREEFDGWLAELLGTPEKDFSQLEAGLAYLPAFAPDRVADLLEQRAGVLEQEAAGLERMHDLMRSKKFPEIFWIESEFRVELLRTEITFARRLAERIRTDDLEGTEFWRRTHDLVAELGVHPADLLKDPVKYFGVDFPWLREVPPEAQ
- a CDS encoding acyltransferase family protein, with product MSKLEPPSPQAGSRRLSWDVVRVVAVFAVVVNHAAFEGPVLHPELGAPLGRTPFQVGASVLLVISAYFVCVTVRKGPTLPWLWKRICRVLPPYLVAVLATYSLLVLFGPDNWILPTPRDLWGNLTLIASLDPTVRLIDGSYWTLPLQLMAFVAAALLWPRGVGSPSRITVLLWVMTIAPVILQWHDRILRSPLVVQQLWNGFGFHRLQLFAIGIAIWLWSQRRITAVHLGALLVATVFAQYVHTSDLPSALGIGALLVLVAFAARGPDWLVFTPVRRPIQFLAKISFGLYLLNQELGYLFAYHLMRLGLGRTEQVVGAVAGVVVLAWLLTRYVEQPAYRTLTQLVVPLQRLGFRAVARLRP